One window of the Candidatus Nanopelagicales bacterium genome contains the following:
- a CDS encoding ABC transporter permease yields the protein MSGTARKRTGYLLLLPGIAWLAVFFVVPLISLFMTSLQAPAGGSGKYKPAFQISNYADAITEYWPQFVRSFIFAGIATVLALVIAYPLAYFIAFRAGKWRALMLVLVVAPFFASFLLRTYAWRTILADEGFITSLFNALHLLPEGRILNTPLAVIAGLTYNFLPFMILPLYAALEKIDPRLIEAGSDLYGSPFTVFRKITWPLSLPGVVAGTLLTFIPASGDYINATLLGSVKDRMIGNAIQINFIQFRDYPMASALSFILMAIILVLVFVYIRRAGTEDLV from the coding sequence GTGTCCGGCACCGCGAGGAAGCGGACCGGCTACCTGCTCCTGCTGCCCGGCATCGCCTGGCTCGCCGTCTTCTTCGTGGTCCCGCTGATCTCGCTGTTCATGACGAGCCTGCAGGCCCCCGCCGGCGGATCGGGCAAGTACAAGCCGGCCTTCCAGATCTCCAACTACGCAGACGCCATCACGGAGTACTGGCCCCAGTTCGTCCGGTCGTTCATCTTCGCCGGGATCGCGACGGTGCTCGCGCTCGTGATCGCCTACCCGCTCGCGTACTTCATCGCCTTCCGGGCCGGCAAGTGGCGGGCGCTCATGCTGGTGCTCGTCGTCGCCCCGTTCTTCGCGTCGTTCCTGCTGCGTACCTATGCCTGGCGAACGATCCTGGCCGACGAGGGCTTCATCACGTCCCTCTTCAACGCCCTGCACCTGCTGCCCGAGGGGCGGATCCTCAACACGCCGCTGGCGGTCATCGCCGGTCTGACGTACAACTTCCTGCCGTTCATGATCCTGCCGCTGTACGCAGCGCTGGAGAAGATCGACCCGCGCCTGATCGAGGCCGGCAGCGATCTGTACGGCTCGCCGTTCACGGTGTTCCGCAAGATCACCTGGCCGCTCTCGCTGCCCGGCGTGGTCGCCGGAACCCTGCTCACGTTCATCCCGGCGTCCGGCGACTACATCAACGCCACCCTGCTGGGCTCGGTGAAGGACCGGATGATCGGCAACGCGATCCAGATCAACTTCATCCAGTTCCGCGACTACCCGATGGCCAGCGCGCTGTCGTTCATCCTGATGGCGATCATCCTGGTGCTCGTCTTCGTCTACATCCGCCGGGCCGGAACGGAGGACCTGGTCTGA
- a CDS encoding ABC transporter permease: MSTATATTASAADRSAVPPKPSLGYRALRWWREHVIGIIAVLVLVYLFIPIAVVAVLSFNKPAGKYNTAWNEFSLDAWKNICGVPGVCSSFVTSIEIGLIATAVATVLGTMISFALVRHRFRGREATNLLIFLPMATPEVVMGASLLALFLNLKLPLGFWTVTIAHIMFTISFIVVTVKARLQGLDPRLEQAAQDLYASPRETFRYVTFPLVLPGIMGAALLGFSLSFDDFIISFFNAGTLVTFPIYIWGAAQRGIPVQVNALATLVFAIALVIVLGGQYLNHRRRKKLEAAV, from the coding sequence ATGTCGACCGCGACCGCAACCACTGCCTCCGCCGCGGACCGCTCCGCGGTCCCGCCCAAGCCGTCGCTCGGCTACCGCGCGCTGCGCTGGTGGCGCGAGCACGTCATCGGGATCATCGCGGTCCTGGTGTTGGTCTACCTGTTCATCCCGATCGCCGTGGTCGCGGTGCTGAGCTTCAACAAGCCGGCCGGCAAGTACAACACCGCGTGGAACGAGTTCTCCCTCGACGCCTGGAAGAACATCTGCGGCGTACCCGGCGTGTGCTCGTCGTTCGTGACCAGCATCGAGATCGGTCTGATCGCGACCGCCGTCGCGACGGTCCTCGGCACGATGATCTCGTTCGCGCTGGTGCGGCACCGCTTCCGCGGCCGCGAGGCGACCAACCTGCTGATCTTCCTGCCGATGGCGACCCCCGAGGTCGTCATGGGTGCCAGCCTGCTGGCGCTGTTCCTCAACCTGAAGTTGCCGCTGGGGTTCTGGACGGTGACGATCGCGCACATCATGTTCACGATCAGCTTCATCGTCGTGACCGTGAAGGCGCGGCTGCAAGGTCTGGACCCGCGGCTGGAGCAGGCCGCCCAGGACCTGTACGCCAGCCCGCGTGAGACGTTCCGCTACGTGACCTTCCCGCTGGTGCTGCCCGGCATCATGGGTGCCGCGCTGCTCGGCTTCTCGCTGTCGTTCGACGACTTCATCATCTCGTTCTTCAACGCGGGCACCCTGGTCACGTTCCCGATCTACATCTGGGGTGCGGCGCAGCGCGGCATCCCGGTGCAGGTCAACGCCCTGGCCACGCTGGTGTTCGCCATCGCGCTGGTCATCGTGCTCGGCGGGCAGTACCTGAACCACCGCCGGCGCAAGAAGCTGGAGGCGGCCGTCTAG
- a CDS encoding FAD-dependent oxidoreductase translates to MPFARHPRPQTLAALADLTHVPFWLDNPSRPDARAALVGPTDADLLVVGAGFTGLWTALLAKEADPGLDVVLVEGGRVADGATGRNGGFVASSLTHGFHNGVDRWPGDMRTLVAMGHANLDALEETVTRLGIDCDFRRSGEIDVATEPYQVEHLRGVPDEAAPYGEKLEWLDRDQVRALVDSPTYLGAVYDREGVAMVDPARLAWGLRDACLALGVRLYERTPVTGLSDEGAAVRATTPYGSVRAARVALATNAFPPLLRRLSHYVVPVWDYVLVTEPLTAEQRDSIGWSGRQGVGDSGNQFHYYRTTEDGRILWGGYDAIYHWNNGFDPRMETDPESFGRLAEHFVETFPQLEGVRFTHGWGGAIDTCSRFSAFWGRAHRGKTAYVIGYTGLGVGASRFGAQVVLDLLAGRATQRTALEMVRDKPLPFPPEPVRSIGIGITRRSLDKADRREGHRDLWLRTLDRLGLGFDS, encoded by the coding sequence GTGCCGTTCGCCCGACACCCGCGACCGCAGACGCTGGCCGCGCTCGCCGACCTGACGCATGTCCCGTTCTGGCTGGACAACCCGTCCCGCCCTGACGCGCGGGCTGCCCTGGTCGGCCCCACCGACGCCGACCTCCTCGTCGTCGGCGCCGGGTTCACCGGGCTGTGGACCGCGCTGCTGGCAAAGGAGGCCGACCCCGGCCTCGACGTCGTGCTGGTCGAGGGCGGTCGGGTCGCTGACGGCGCCACGGGGCGCAACGGCGGGTTCGTCGCCTCCTCGCTGACGCACGGGTTCCACAACGGCGTCGACCGGTGGCCGGGGGACATGCGGACCCTGGTCGCGATGGGGCACGCGAACCTCGACGCCCTCGAGGAGACGGTCACCCGGCTGGGCATCGACTGCGACTTCCGTCGCTCCGGGGAGATCGACGTCGCGACCGAGCCGTACCAGGTCGAGCACCTGCGCGGCGTGCCGGACGAGGCCGCCCCGTACGGCGAGAAGCTGGAGTGGCTGGACCGCGACCAGGTCCGCGCACTGGTCGACTCGCCCACCTACCTCGGCGCGGTCTACGACCGCGAGGGCGTGGCGATGGTGGACCCGGCCCGGCTGGCCTGGGGTCTGCGCGACGCCTGCCTCGCCCTCGGCGTGCGGCTGTACGAGCGCACCCCCGTGACGGGTCTGTCCGACGAGGGCGCCGCGGTGCGCGCGACGACGCCGTACGGATCGGTGCGCGCGGCCCGGGTTGCCTTGGCCACCAACGCATTCCCGCCCCTACTGCGCCGACTGTCGCACTATGTGGTCCCGGTGTGGGACTACGTGCTGGTGACCGAGCCGCTCACCGCCGAGCAGCGCGACTCCATCGGCTGGTCCGGGCGGCAGGGGGTCGGCGACTCCGGCAACCAGTTCCACTACTACCGGACCACCGAGGACGGCCGGATCCTGTGGGGTGGCTACGACGCCATCTACCACTGGAACAACGGCTTCGACCCGCGGATGGAGACCGACCCCGAGTCGTTCGGCCGGCTCGCGGAGCACTTCGTCGAGACGTTCCCGCAGCTGGAGGGCGTCCGCTTCACCCATGGCTGGGGCGGCGCCATCGACACCTGCTCGCGATTCAGCGCCTTCTGGGGCCGGGCGCACCGCGGGAAGACCGCCTATGTGATCGGCTACACCGGCCTGGGCGTGGGTGCCTCGCGCTTCGGGGCGCAGGTGGTGCTGGACCTGCTGGCCGGCCGCGCCACGCAGCGGACCGCCCTGGAGATGGTCCGGGACAAGCCGCTGCCGTTCCCGCCGGAGCCGGTGCGCTCGATCGGCATCGGCATCACCCGCCGGTCGCTGGACAAGGCGGACCGGCGGGAGGGCCACCGGGACCTGTGGCTGCGCACCCTGGACCGGCTCGGTCTCGGCTTCGACTCCTGA
- a CDS encoding CoA-acylating methylmalonate-semialdehyde dehydrogenase: protein MTAHITHWIDGKPFGGVAERQGEVFDPATGELTARVDFATVSVMDEAVAAAKAAFPGWRDTSLTKRSQVLFAFRELLNSRKEELAAIITSQHGKVLSDALGEVTRGLEVVEFACGIPHLLKGGFSEGVSSGVDVYSIRQPLGVVGIISPFNFPAMVPMWFFPIAIATGNTVVLKPSEKDPSAANFIAELWAEAGLPAGVFNVVHGDKVAVDRLLEHRDVKSVSFVGSTPIAQYVYETGTKNGKRVQALGGAKNHMLVLPDADLDLAADQAVNAGYGSAGERCMAISVVLAVDPIGDELVAKIAQRMPELKTGDGRRGCDMGPLVTKVHRDKVASYVDAGEAAGASLVVDGRDPQVDGEPGGYWLGPTLFDHVTTDMTIYSDEIFGPVLSVVRVPSYEAGVQLINDHPYGNGTAIFTNDGGAARRFQNEVEVGMIGVNVPIPVPMAYYSFGGWKNSLFGDTHAHGTEGVHFFTRGKVVTSRWLDPSHGGLNLGFPTQS, encoded by the coding sequence ATGACCGCGCACATCACGCACTGGATCGACGGCAAGCCCTTCGGGGGAGTGGCGGAGCGCCAGGGGGAGGTCTTCGACCCGGCGACCGGTGAGCTCACCGCCCGCGTCGACTTCGCCACCGTCAGCGTGATGGACGAGGCGGTAGCGGCGGCCAAGGCGGCGTTCCCTGGCTGGCGCGACACGTCCCTGACCAAGCGCTCGCAGGTGCTGTTCGCGTTCCGCGAGCTGCTCAACTCCCGCAAGGAGGAGCTGGCCGCGATCATCACCTCGCAGCACGGCAAGGTGCTGTCGGACGCCCTGGGCGAGGTCACCCGCGGCCTGGAGGTCGTCGAGTTCGCGTGCGGCATCCCGCACCTGCTCAAGGGCGGCTTCTCCGAGGGCGTGTCCTCCGGCGTGGACGTCTACTCGATCCGGCAGCCGCTGGGCGTGGTGGGGATCATCTCGCCGTTCAACTTCCCGGCGATGGTGCCGATGTGGTTCTTCCCGATCGCGATCGCGACGGGCAACACGGTGGTGCTCAAGCCGAGCGAGAAGGACCCGTCGGCGGCGAACTTCATCGCCGAGCTGTGGGCCGAGGCCGGCCTGCCCGCCGGCGTGTTCAACGTGGTGCACGGGGACAAGGTCGCCGTCGATCGGCTGCTGGAGCACCGCGACGTCAAGAGCGTCTCGTTCGTCGGCTCCACCCCGATCGCGCAGTACGTCTACGAGACCGGCACGAAGAACGGCAAGCGGGTGCAGGCGCTGGGCGGGGCGAAGAACCACATGCTGGTGCTGCCGGATGCGGACCTGGACCTGGCCGCGGACCAGGCGGTCAACGCCGGGTACGGCTCGGCGGGCGAGCGGTGCATGGCCATCTCGGTCGTGCTCGCCGTGGACCCGATCGGCGACGAGCTGGTCGCGAAGATCGCGCAGCGGATGCCCGAGCTGAAGACCGGCGACGGTCGCCGCGGCTGCGACATGGGCCCGCTGGTCACCAAGGTGCACCGGGACAAGGTCGCCTCCTACGTCGACGCCGGCGAGGCCGCCGGGGCGTCGCTGGTCGTCGACGGCCGTGACCCGCAGGTCGACGGTGAGCCGGGCGGCTACTGGCTCGGACCGACGCTGTTCGACCACGTGACGACCGACATGACGATCTACTCCGACGAGATCTTCGGCCCGGTGCTGTCGGTGGTCCGGGTGCCCTCGTACGAGGCCGGCGTCCAGCTGATCAACGACCACCCCTACGGCAACGGCACCGCGATCTTCACCAACGACGGCGGCGCCGCGCGGCGGTTCCAGAACGAGGTCGAGGTCGGCATGATCGGCGTCAACGTGCCGATCCCGGTGCCGATGGCCTACTACTCCTTCGGCGGCTGGAAGAACTCCCTGTTCGGCGACACCCACGCGCACGGCACCGAGGGCGTGCACTTCTTCACCCGCGGCAAGGTCGTCACCTCGCGCTGGCTGGACCCCAGCCACGGCGGCCTCAACCTGGGCTTCCCGACCCAGAGCTGA
- the speB gene encoding agmatinase — translation MARYGAQFGPDLTFLGVEPCDLDEPESYADADVVILGAPFDGGTSYRSGARFGPKALRETCYLAHDGSRPSLALRVDGLQDLCVLDAGDVEMFSGDAARSCADLEAAVEKVARSGAIPLILGGDHTVTWPDVTGVARGGDRWGRVAVIHFDAHADTGNIEFGSLIGHGQPMRRLIESGAARGDRFLQIGLRGYWPPPDILAWMAEQRMRSYEMTEIVTRGLDECLTEAFAIAMDECDGVFLSVDIDVCDPGHAPGTGTPEPGGLSARQLLDAVRRICYELPVLGMDVVEVSPPYDHADITALLGNRVVLEALSALARKRKDARDGTVWDPRQPLLADRIPGE, via the coding sequence ATGGCACGCTACGGCGCTCAGTTCGGTCCGGACCTCACCTTCCTGGGCGTCGAGCCCTGCGACCTCGACGAGCCGGAGTCTTACGCGGACGCCGACGTGGTCATCCTCGGGGCACCGTTCGACGGCGGGACGTCGTACCGCTCCGGCGCCCGCTTCGGCCCGAAGGCATTGCGGGAGACCTGCTATCTCGCGCACGACGGGTCGCGCCCCTCGCTGGCGCTCCGGGTTGACGGCCTGCAGGACCTGTGCGTGCTGGACGCGGGCGACGTGGAGATGTTCAGCGGCGACGCCGCCCGCTCGTGCGCGGACCTCGAGGCTGCGGTGGAGAAGGTCGCGCGCTCCGGGGCGATCCCGCTGATCCTCGGCGGCGACCACACCGTCACCTGGCCCGACGTGACCGGTGTGGCCCGGGGCGGGGATCGTTGGGGGAGGGTCGCGGTCATCCACTTCGACGCGCACGCGGACACCGGCAACATCGAGTTCGGCTCGCTGATCGGCCACGGCCAGCCCATGCGCCGGCTGATCGAGTCCGGTGCTGCCCGCGGCGACCGGTTCCTGCAGATCGGCCTGCGCGGGTACTGGCCGCCGCCGGACATCCTCGCCTGGATGGCCGAGCAGAGGATGCGGTCGTACGAGATGACCGAGATCGTCACGCGCGGGCTCGACGAGTGCCTGACCGAGGCGTTCGCCATCGCGATGGACGAGTGCGACGGGGTGTTCCTGTCGGTCGACATCGACGTGTGCGACCCGGGGCACGCGCCGGGGACGGGCACCCCGGAACCGGGCGGGCTGTCGGCGCGGCAGCTGCTCGATGCCGTGCGCCGCATCTGCTACGAGCTGCCCGTCCTCGGCATGGACGTGGTCGAGGTGTCGCCCCCGTACGACCACGCCGACATCACCGCGCTGCTCGGCAACCGGGTGGTGCTGGAGGCGCTGTCGGCGCTGGCCCGCAAGCGCAAGGACGCGCGCGACGGCACCGTCTGGGACCCCCGCCAGCCCCTCCTGGCCGACCGCATCCCCGGCGAGTAG
- a CDS encoding MarR family winged helix-turn-helix transcriptional regulator yields the protein MASPERRFHPVDGIALPARAPRPPRTGIRADRAFTANVLGTLAQTISDRVRLGTEAAAHHGAATPAALVTLLWYPDRPITFLAARLRITHPGAVQLSERLAAEGLVERIPGEDGRTRLLALTAVGERMALAVLAARRDVLTRAVDALDDDQVRALADAADAMLEALADDLLTSEYMCRLCDELACPDARCPVEQAVPTPPHRRGTGYGVPDAPARSRDNPPTTSAE from the coding sequence ATGGCCTCGCCCGAACGCCGCTTCCACCCCGTCGACGGCATCGCGCTGCCCGCTCGCGCCCCTCGGCCACCACGCACCGGCATCCGCGCCGACCGCGCATTCACCGCGAACGTCCTGGGCACGCTCGCGCAGACCATCAGTGACCGCGTACGTCTGGGCACCGAGGCTGCGGCGCACCACGGTGCAGCCACGCCGGCGGCCCTGGTGACGCTGCTGTGGTACCCCGACCGCCCCATCACGTTCCTGGCAGCCCGGCTGCGGATCACCCACCCGGGCGCCGTCCAGCTCAGCGAACGCCTGGCGGCCGAGGGTCTGGTCGAGCGGATTCCCGGCGAGGACGGGCGCACCCGGCTGCTCGCCCTGACCGCCGTCGGCGAGCGGATGGCCCTGGCGGTGCTGGCGGCCCGCCGCGACGTCCTCACCCGGGCGGTCGACGCCCTCGACGACGACCAGGTCCGCGCCCTCGCCGACGCCGCGGACGCGATGCTGGAGGCGCTGGCGGACGACCTGCTCACCAGCGAGTACATGTGCCGCTTGTGCGACGAGCTCGCCTGCCCCGACGCACGCTGCCCGGTGGAGCAGGCCGTGCCGACACCACCGCACCGCCGCGGCACCGGCTACGGCGTCCCCGACGCCCCCGCCAGGTCCCGCGACAACCCGCCCACTACCTCGGCCGAATGA